The following proteins are encoded in a genomic region of Dyadobacter sp. UC 10:
- a CDS encoding ABC transporter permease, with protein sequence MSVKIILRKLYRQKVYAAINITGVAVGMAGAIIIFQLVSFHLSVDKYHLNAEKTYRVVVDLHLDDGQIEKERGSAFVLHNTLKKEFSYVENAAYLASREVTVDVRDGRKSKKFLEKGSAAFTGTDFFKIFDYHWTQGSPAVLNLPNQVVLTESYALKYFGNTNPIGKFLRIDNQENVRVAGIFRDYPQQTDFKKDIFISLPTIRKLVPDYGYEDWQWIDSGRETYVTLRSEKDRATFEKQMPAFAKKYYGDNSKYFHYHLQPLSDVHFNMDYKGQIKYSTIVILATVALLMVLIACFNFINLSTAHAFKRSKEVGVRKVLGVSQTQIFWSFIRETAVLTLCSTVLALILAVVFSAVLKIWLGLTIEVNYLSDYRLPVFTVLLVLLILLLAGVYPALIVSSFNPLRAIKGLLRENNHTLFSVRKGLVVTQFSISFVLIAVALLIMLQSDYISKKDLGMDKDLIMHIRLPTTENDRIEVIRNEVVALNQAEGFALFRGAPSSQEGYGGSIKFENRDWEKFPARSKVADENYIAAYGLRLVAGRNVVKSDTVRELLVNQKMVRALGLKSPDEALGKNMVVGEIGKSGRIVGVLADFNNTDLYSAIEPTVVYQHKAHYRYAAIKFNHVDKSTVESVAAIWQRQFPDHVFEYSFFDEELAGFYKREELASGLISLFAGVSVFLSCLGLFGLAIFSIEQRTKEIGIRKVLGASVAGIIGLLSADFLKLVLVAIVLASPVAYYFMDRWLQDFAYKISIEWWIFASAGLAAAGIALLTISFQSIKAALKDPVESLRSE encoded by the coding sequence ATGTCTGTTAAAATCATTTTACGGAAACTGTACCGGCAGAAAGTATATGCAGCCATCAATATCACTGGCGTGGCGGTTGGGATGGCAGGCGCGATCATAATTTTTCAGCTCGTGTCTTTTCATCTGAGCGTGGATAAATACCATCTCAACGCGGAGAAAACCTACCGGGTTGTTGTGGATCTGCATTTGGACGACGGTCAAATTGAAAAGGAACGAGGCTCTGCGTTTGTACTTCATAATACCCTGAAAAAGGAATTCAGCTACGTTGAAAATGCCGCCTATCTGGCCAGCAGGGAGGTGACCGTCGATGTCCGGGACGGGCGTAAATCGAAGAAATTCCTGGAAAAGGGTAGCGCCGCATTTACCGGAACCGATTTTTTTAAAATATTCGATTATCATTGGACACAGGGAAGTCCGGCGGTTTTGAATTTGCCAAACCAGGTGGTTTTAACAGAAAGCTATGCATTGAAATACTTTGGAAATACGAACCCGATCGGTAAATTCCTTCGTATTGATAACCAGGAAAATGTGCGTGTAGCAGGTATTTTCCGCGATTACCCACAGCAAACAGACTTTAAAAAGGACATCTTCATATCTCTGCCCACCATTCGTAAGCTTGTACCTGATTACGGCTACGAAGATTGGCAATGGATCGACTCCGGGCGGGAAACCTATGTGACACTTCGCTCCGAAAAAGACAGGGCGACCTTCGAAAAGCAAATGCCGGCTTTCGCCAAAAAATATTATGGAGACAATAGTAAATACTTTCATTATCATTTACAGCCGCTTTCCGACGTCCATTTTAACATGGATTACAAAGGCCAGATCAAATATTCCACCATCGTTATTTTAGCGACAGTCGCGCTGCTGATGGTACTGATCGCCTGTTTCAATTTTATCAATCTGTCTACCGCCCATGCATTCAAGCGAAGCAAAGAAGTGGGTGTCCGCAAGGTGCTGGGTGTTTCGCAAACACAGATATTCTGGTCATTTATCCGTGAAACCGCGGTTCTTACGCTGTGCTCTACTGTATTGGCGCTGATTCTGGCGGTCGTTTTTTCTGCTGTTTTAAAAATCTGGCTTGGTCTGACGATAGAGGTTAACTATCTGTCAGACTATCGCTTGCCGGTTTTTACCGTCCTCCTGGTCCTGCTGATCCTGCTGCTGGCAGGTGTATATCCTGCACTGATCGTGTCCAGCTTTAACCCGCTGCGTGCGATAAAGGGTTTATTGAGAGAAAATAACCATACCCTGTTTTCTGTGCGAAAAGGGTTGGTTGTGACGCAATTCAGTATCTCTTTCGTCCTCATCGCAGTTGCTTTGCTGATCATGCTGCAATCCGATTATATCAGCAAAAAAGACCTTGGCATGGACAAGGACCTGATCATGCATATCAGATTGCCGACAACTGAAAATGACCGGATTGAGGTGATTAGAAACGAGGTCGTGGCGCTCAACCAGGCCGAGGGTTTCGCGCTTTTCCGGGGCGCTCCTTCGTCGCAGGAAGGTTACGGCGGCAGTATTAAATTTGAAAACAGGGACTGGGAAAAGTTTCCGGCCAGATCGAAGGTGGCGGATGAAAATTACATTGCTGCTTATGGTTTGAGGCTCGTCGCGGGCAGAAATGTAGTTAAATCAGACACGGTCCGAGAGCTGCTTGTCAATCAGAAAATGGTCCGGGCACTGGGACTGAAATCACCTGATGAAGCATTGGGCAAAAATATGGTTGTTGGCGAAATTGGAAAATCGGGCCGAATTGTGGGTGTTCTTGCTGATTTCAATAACACCGACCTCTATTCTGCCATCGAACCCACTGTTGTTTACCAGCACAAGGCACACTACCGTTATGCGGCGATCAAGTTCAACCATGTCGACAAATCGACGGTCGAAAGTGTGGCCGCCATCTGGCAGCGGCAGTTTCCGGATCATGTTTTTGAATACAGTTTCTTTGACGAAGAACTGGCAGGCTTTTACAAAAGAGAAGAACTGGCTTCGGGGCTGATTTCATTATTTGCAGGGGTCTCGGTGTTCTTGTCGTGCCTGGGCCTGTTTGGCCTTGCTATTTTTTCCATTGAACAGCGGACAAAAGAGATCGGGATCCGCAAAGTACTAGGTGCCTCAGTGGCAGGGATTATTGGCTTGTTATCGGCTGATTTTCTCAAGCTGGTTTTGGTAGCTATCGTTCTCGCCAGTCCTGTCGCCTATTATTTTATGGATCGCTGGTTGCAGGATTTCGCCTACAAAATCAGTATTGAGTGGTGGATTTTCGCCTCTGCGGGTCTGGCAGCAGCCGGTATCGCCCTGCTGACTATCAGTTTTCAAAGTATAAAAGCAGCATTGAAAGATCCGGTGGAAAGTTTGAGAAGTGAGTGA
- a CDS encoding ABC transporter permease, which produces MYQNYLKIALRNFFRNKVFSAINVLGLAFGMTASLLIFLWISDEWSIGRNYKNVSQIYRVMEREFTDGKVVADDDTPGVLADELKRQFPEVMYAAGFSWQEGHLLSLNDKSERFNGCFAGADWFQIYSVPLLAGTPKTALNAPQSLSISRKVAEHYFGTPAAALGKSLQFDNSQNYRITAVFEDLPATSADQYDFLLSWDVFFQREPWLKFWTNAGPQTRLMLREDANRSVVDAKLKWFLKGRNTDFSKTFHINLFLQPETEAYLYSNYKDGYLHGGRIDHVRLLAVVAGFLLLIAVINFMNLSTARAGRRAREVGVRKVVGAGRPSLVGQFMSEAILLTCLSMLLAIVMIVLLLPLFNNLTDKTLSLPIGEPYFWGILLGMLFFTGILSGSYPALFLSSLNPLKTLKGLLPVSQINSGAHLFRRALVVFQFVMSMLLIVGTVVVYQQLEFIRSKDLGYNRENLIIIASDGELPQNYDTFKAELLKTTGVQAVTHMYANPLGNGSTTEGITWPGKDPQAAISFNNTAAGYDFAETMKIKFVDGRDFSPEFASDSTNYLINEAAAKRIGYKNPVGQPLTMWDKPGKIVGLMQDFHFNSLHEQIRPLIIRFSPGHYGNILIRTQPGQTAGALASVERLYKKINPKFPFKYSFVDSDYERTYRSEDIVGRLATIFSGLAIFIACLGLFGLAAFTAEQRTKEIGVRKVLGASVAGIVALLSGDFLKLVCTAILIATPVSWFVMNKWLTSYAYKIEISWWVFVLAGLLSIGIALLTISFQSIKAALMNPVKSLKNE; this is translated from the coding sequence ATGTATCAAAACTACCTTAAGATCGCGCTGCGGAATTTCTTCCGGAATAAGGTGTTTTCGGCTATTAATGTGCTTGGACTTGCCTTCGGCATGACGGCAAGCCTGCTCATATTCCTGTGGATCAGCGATGAATGGAGTATAGGGAGAAATTACAAAAACGTGTCGCAGATTTACCGGGTCATGGAGCGGGAGTTTACTGACGGTAAGGTCGTGGCCGATGATGATACCCCCGGCGTCCTGGCCGACGAGCTCAAACGGCAGTTTCCGGAAGTTATGTACGCAGCCGGTTTTTCCTGGCAGGAAGGCCATTTACTTAGTTTGAATGATAAGTCTGAGAGGTTTAACGGTTGCTTTGCCGGCGCCGACTGGTTTCAGATTTACAGTGTTCCACTGCTCGCAGGCACCCCCAAAACAGCATTGAACGCGCCGCAAAGCCTTTCCATTTCGAGGAAAGTAGCAGAGCACTATTTCGGTACGCCGGCAGCGGCACTCGGGAAATCCCTGCAATTCGACAATTCCCAAAACTATCGGATAACGGCGGTGTTTGAAGACCTGCCCGCCACTTCTGCTGATCAATACGATTTTCTGCTAAGCTGGGACGTTTTTTTTCAAAGGGAACCGTGGTTGAAATTTTGGACCAATGCAGGTCCTCAAACGCGCCTCATGCTGCGTGAAGATGCGAACCGGTCTGTTGTTGATGCTAAACTGAAATGGTTTTTAAAAGGCAGGAATACCGATTTTAGCAAAACATTCCACATTAATCTTTTTCTGCAGCCGGAAACCGAGGCTTATCTCTATTCCAATTATAAAGATGGTTACCTGCACGGTGGCCGGATTGACCACGTGAGGCTGCTGGCAGTGGTGGCCGGCTTTCTATTGCTGATCGCCGTGATCAACTTCATGAACCTTTCTACCGCCAGGGCCGGGCGCAGGGCGAGGGAAGTGGGCGTCCGCAAGGTTGTAGGCGCGGGGAGACCTTCCCTGGTCGGCCAGTTCATGAGCGAGGCGATACTGCTTACCTGCCTCTCCATGTTGCTGGCGATCGTGATGATCGTGCTTTTGCTGCCTTTATTTAACAATTTGACTGATAAAACGCTGTCGCTGCCAATCGGTGAACCTTATTTTTGGGGGATTTTGCTGGGTATGCTGTTTTTTACGGGCATTTTATCGGGCAGTTATCCGGCCTTGTTCCTGTCTTCCCTCAATCCGTTGAAAACACTCAAAGGCCTGCTTCCGGTGTCGCAAATCAACTCAGGGGCGCATTTGTTCCGGCGGGCGCTGGTGGTCTTTCAGTTTGTGATGTCTATGTTACTGATTGTCGGTACGGTGGTCGTGTACCAGCAGCTAGAATTTATCCGGAGCAAAGACCTGGGATACAACCGCGAAAATCTGATCATAATAGCCTCCGATGGCGAGTTGCCGCAAAATTATGACACTTTCAAAGCAGAGTTGCTGAAAACAACAGGGGTGCAGGCAGTCACGCATATGTATGCCAATCCATTGGGTAATGGCAGCACTACGGAAGGAATTACCTGGCCGGGGAAAGACCCGCAGGCAGCAATATCATTTAATAATACGGCCGCAGGCTACGATTTTGCGGAAACCATGAAGATTAAATTTGTCGACGGACGGGACTTCTCACCAGAATTTGCTTCTGATTCTACGAATTATTTAATCAATGAGGCAGCTGCGAAAAGGATAGGTTACAAAAACCCGGTCGGCCAGCCATTGACGATGTGGGACAAGCCGGGCAAAATCGTGGGGTTAATGCAGGATTTCCATTTTAATTCCCTGCACGAGCAGATCAGGCCCCTGATCATCCGGTTTAGTCCGGGGCACTACGGGAATATCCTGATCCGCACGCAGCCGGGGCAAACAGCCGGGGCGCTGGCGAGCGTTGAGCGGCTTTATAAAAAAATCAACCCTAAATTTCCATTCAAATACAGTTTTGTCGACAGCGATTATGAGCGCACTTACAGGAGCGAAGATATCGTAGGAAGACTTGCAACGATATTTTCAGGACTGGCGATCTTCATTGCATGTTTGGGACTTTTCGGGCTGGCGGCTTTCACCGCCGAGCAGCGTACCAAGGAAATTGGTGTCCGGAAGGTTTTAGGCGCCTCGGTTGCCGGCATTGTCGCATTACTTTCAGGCGATTTTCTGAAACTCGTCTGTACGGCGATTTTGATTGCCACGCCTGTTTCCTGGTTCGTGATGAACAAATGGCTAACCAGCTATGCTTACAAAATCGAAATCAGCTGGTGGGTTTTCGTCCTGGCCGGACTGCTGTCGATAGGTATAGCGCTGCTCACGATCAGTTTTCAAAGTATCAAAGCGGCCCTGATGAACCCTGTCAAAAGTTTGAAAAATGAGTAA
- a CDS encoding ABC transporter permease, giving the protein MLSNYLKITFRNLLRAKGYALINITGLAVGMAASVLIFLWIKSELQFDRVYRKADRLYQVYNRDVFNDEPTVWGSTPAPLAPALKASYADIEQATRYVPLTLLLSAQNKSVNMQGAFADPGFLQMFDLPVLAGNANSALSAPDGIIITKKLAENFFGTVDAVGKPIQVERKDNFVVAAVLEDLPHNSQFADRTYFLPWDYFKKMGVPSDDWTANNYTTFVTLKENASEAVINKKISKLSARYLKGTIENVDHREIFLHPASKWHLFSKIENGQLVGGGIVNVRLFGIIAAFILFIACVNFVNLSTARSEKRAKEVGVRKVAGATRKMLIFQFVGESVMLAAVAGCIAGLLIFALLPAFNNLVGKRLDVDLNTPYFWSTSISFVLFTGLLAGSYPAFFLSGFQPAKVVKGNVKPERDFFSPRKGLVVIQFTFAIILIISTLVIKKQISHAENRDSGFNRDHLLFTVLSGDLEKHYHALKEELINSDVAVSVTKSLGPATSLNARQWGVSWPGSVESDKNVEFDLFGADQHFVKTTGVKMLKGREVDIARYPSDSNAIVLNETAVKAMRLQEPIGGIVNFQQKDWRIVGVVKDFIFESPYSPVKPVIIAGPGGVMPFQWVSIRLNSRNPIAQNLKSSEAIFKKYNPGYPFEYAFADDTYKARFAQEQLTGTLTGIFTTLAILISCLGLFGLATFTTQQRTREIGVRKVLGASVASVVKLLTGDFLKLIVISFLIAAPIGWYIMEKWLGDFDYRITIGPGIFILAILCCTLVVILSVSFQSIKAALANPVKSLE; this is encoded by the coding sequence ATGCTCTCAAACTACCTGAAAATCACGTTTCGTAACCTGCTTCGCGCGAAGGGGTACGCGTTGATCAATATTACCGGGCTTGCTGTTGGAATGGCGGCTTCGGTTTTGATCTTTTTATGGATCAAAAGTGAATTGCAATTTGACCGGGTCTACCGGAAGGCAGACCGGTTGTATCAGGTTTATAACCGCGATGTATTTAATGACGAACCCACGGTTTGGGGCAGTACTCCGGCACCGCTGGCCCCTGCCTTGAAAGCTTCTTATGCAGATATCGAGCAGGCAACCCGCTATGTGCCTTTGACATTGCTGTTATCAGCTCAAAATAAGAGTGTAAACATGCAGGGTGCATTTGCCGATCCTGGTTTTCTGCAAATGTTCGACCTGCCGGTTTTAGCCGGAAATGCTAACTCTGCACTGTCGGCCCCGGATGGGATCATCATTACTAAAAAGCTGGCTGAGAATTTCTTTGGCACGGTCGACGCGGTGGGTAAGCCGATACAGGTGGAGCGTAAGGATAACTTTGTCGTTGCGGCAGTGCTGGAAGATTTGCCGCATAACAGCCAGTTTGCAGATCGTACCTATTTTCTTCCCTGGGATTATTTCAAAAAAATGGGCGTCCCTTCCGACGACTGGACTGCCAATAACTACACAACATTTGTGACGCTAAAAGAAAATGCGAGCGAGGCTGTTATAAATAAAAAAATCAGTAAACTAAGTGCCCGTTACCTGAAAGGAACGATCGAAAACGTTGACCACCGGGAAATTTTTCTGCATCCGGCGAGCAAATGGCATTTGTTTTCTAAAATCGAGAATGGACAGCTTGTGGGGGGCGGTATTGTTAATGTCAGATTGTTTGGCATCATCGCGGCATTTATATTATTTATCGCCTGCGTCAATTTTGTAAACCTGAGCACTGCACGCAGCGAAAAACGGGCAAAGGAGGTGGGTGTCCGGAAAGTGGCGGGGGCTACACGGAAAATGTTGATATTTCAGTTCGTCGGCGAGTCCGTTATGCTGGCTGCGGTCGCGGGCTGCATTGCCGGTTTGCTTATTTTCGCTTTATTGCCTGCATTCAACAATCTCGTAGGGAAACGGCTGGATGTAGATCTGAATACGCCTTATTTTTGGTCTACTTCAATCTCTTTCGTTCTTTTTACAGGCTTGCTGGCGGGAAGCTACCCTGCTTTTTTTCTGTCCGGTTTTCAACCTGCGAAGGTGGTTAAAGGGAATGTGAAGCCCGAGCGCGACTTCTTTTCACCACGGAAAGGCCTTGTCGTCATACAATTCACTTTCGCTATCATTCTTATTATTTCAACGCTGGTGATCAAAAAGCAAATCAGTCACGCAGAGAACAGGGATAGTGGATTTAACAGAGATCACCTTCTCTTTACCGTATTATCAGGGGATCTTGAAAAGCATTATCACGCACTAAAAGAAGAGCTTATCAACTCGGACGTGGCTGTTTCCGTTACCAAGTCGCTTGGGCCGGCCACGAGCCTGAATGCACGTCAATGGGGTGTTTCCTGGCCTGGAAGCGTTGAGTCGGATAAGAATGTCGAGTTTGATCTGTTCGGAGCGGACCAGCACTTTGTTAAAACCACCGGAGTGAAAATGTTGAAAGGCAGGGAGGTAGATATTGCACGTTACCCTTCGGATTCGAATGCCATTGTGTTGAATGAGACTGCGGTAAAGGCAATGCGTTTGCAGGAACCGATTGGGGGTATTGTTAATTTTCAGCAAAAAGACTGGCGTATAGTGGGGGTAGTGAAAGATTTTATTTTTGAATCTCCTTACTCACCGGTCAAGCCTGTAATCATTGCGGGGCCAGGCGGAGTCATGCCCTTTCAATGGGTGAGTATACGGTTAAACAGCCGGAATCCCATAGCTCAAAATTTGAAAAGCTCGGAAGCCATTTTTAAAAAATACAACCCGGGTTACCCGTTCGAATATGCATTTGCGGATGATACTTACAAAGCCAGATTTGCTCAGGAGCAGCTCACAGGTACGCTGACCGGTATTTTTACCACACTTGCAATCCTGATTTCCTGTCTCGGACTTTTCGGACTGGCTACTTTCACAACCCAGCAGCGCACCAGGGAAATAGGTGTTCGCAAGGTGCTGGGGGCCTCAGTTGCCAGCGTCGTTAAGTTGTTGACCGGGGATTTTCTAAAACTGATCGTCATTTCTTTTCTTATCGCCGCCCCGATCGGCTGGTATATAATGGAAAAGTGGCTGGGAGACTTCGACTATCGCATCACCATAGGCCCTGGTATATTCATTCTGGCAATTTTGTGCTGCACATTGGTGGTCATTCTCTCCGTCAGTTTTCAAAGCATCAAAGCCGCATTGGCAAATCCGGTGAAATCTTTGGAATAA
- a CDS encoding ABC transporter permease — protein MLSTHLKIAFRTLLRYRNYTILNVMGLSIGVAACLLLYVVYNYESGFDRFHAKQDRIYRIVRQTQYPGGQVDYTPGNPLPFAPALKVDLPQLEQIVSVYGTMDAQVTVLGKDANNNSTDQKFREEDDGLMTEPVFFELFDFPWLSGTKAVLKDPNVVVLSQRRAEKYFGNWQDAVGQYLKINNKTVVKVGGIIANPPINTDFPVDMVASYETKRQHPLLFGFGDFENWGSTSSSDQLFVLLPENMAVETVNKLLAKFSSKHYNKKDDKKKISLFLSPLADLHHDSRFNNFSAHQTSRTVLWTLGVIGVLIIFMACVNFVNLATVQSARRSMEVGVRKVLGSSRRELIRQFFSETILIVSFSVILGTLIAMLCIPLLGKISQVPAELPVVTNPEIWLFIIDITLLISLAAGSYPALVMSGFKPIEAIKSKVATRSLTGISLQKALIIIQFGVSQILVVGTIVTITQMNFVQSLDLGFVKESVYTLVLDDAYASRNQAFKNELLQNPEIESVSFASDVPSSDDKWSGNFAFDNRGVDEEFQLFQKFADEDYLETYGLQLVAGTVFRAGDSTKSCVVNETLLRKLGISDANAVIGKNIRTGGSDWRPISGVVKDFKSSSAREALQPIVIMPMSQFYWQGGIKIRTRNLSKAVSYIEKAHAKIFPEVAFQGKFFDETIEDFYKQEKQMSLLYQIFAGLSIFIACLGLFGLATFMAQQRMKEIGVRKVLGASVGSIVGMLSKDFLTLVFIAIVIGSPVAWYFMTKWLQNFQYKIEISWWMFAIGAVLGIVIAFITVSFQSIKAALTNPVKSLRGE, from the coding sequence ATGCTCTCAACCCATTTAAAAATCGCTTTTCGCACGTTGTTGCGGTACCGGAATTATACGATCCTGAATGTAATGGGTCTCTCGATTGGGGTGGCGGCTTGTTTGCTGCTGTATGTCGTCTATAATTATGAATCTGGTTTCGACCGGTTTCACGCGAAACAGGACCGTATTTACCGGATCGTACGGCAGACGCAATACCCGGGCGGACAGGTAGATTACACGCCTGGTAACCCGCTTCCTTTTGCGCCTGCATTGAAAGTGGACCTGCCGCAGCTCGAACAAATCGTTTCGGTGTATGGTACCATGGATGCGCAGGTGACGGTTTTAGGCAAAGATGCGAATAACAATTCCACTGATCAGAAATTCAGGGAAGAGGACGACGGCCTGATGACCGAGCCGGTATTTTTTGAGCTCTTCGATTTTCCGTGGCTATCCGGCACCAAAGCGGTTTTAAAGGATCCCAATGTAGTAGTACTATCGCAACGAAGGGCAGAAAAATATTTCGGTAACTGGCAGGATGCGGTCGGTCAGTATTTGAAAATCAATAACAAAACGGTCGTGAAAGTGGGCGGGATCATTGCCAATCCTCCAATTAACACTGATTTCCCGGTCGATATGGTCGCTTCCTATGAGACGAAGCGGCAGCATCCGTTGCTTTTCGGGTTTGGAGATTTTGAAAACTGGGGCTCGACCAGCAGCAGTGACCAGCTTTTTGTGCTGCTGCCGGAAAATATGGCCGTGGAAACGGTCAATAAGCTTCTCGCAAAATTTTCCAGTAAACATTATAATAAGAAAGACGATAAGAAGAAGATTTCCCTTTTCCTGAGCCCGCTGGCTGACCTGCATCACGACAGTCGTTTCAATAACTTTTCGGCACATCAAACCAGCCGGACCGTATTGTGGACGCTCGGCGTGATCGGCGTACTGATCATTTTTATGGCTTGCGTCAACTTTGTCAATCTCGCGACTGTGCAGTCTGCGCGCCGCTCCATGGAAGTAGGCGTGCGGAAAGTGCTGGGGAGCAGCCGGCGCGAGCTGATCAGGCAGTTTTTCAGCGAAACAATCCTGATCGTGAGCTTTTCGGTGATCCTGGGCACTTTGATAGCAATGCTGTGCATTCCGCTTCTCGGGAAAATATCACAGGTTCCCGCCGAGCTGCCGGTGGTCACCAATCCGGAAATCTGGCTTTTTATCATTGATATAACACTCTTAATCAGCCTGGCGGCAGGATCTTATCCAGCGCTTGTTATGTCTGGTTTTAAACCGATCGAGGCGATCAAAAGTAAGGTAGCGACCCGCTCGCTTACCGGGATTTCTTTGCAAAAAGCATTGATCATCATTCAGTTCGGTGTGTCGCAAATATTGGTAGTAGGGACCATTGTGACGATTACGCAGATGAATTTTGTGCAAAGTCTGGATTTAGGGTTTGTTAAAGAAAGTGTATATACGCTGGTTTTGGACGATGCTTATGCCAGTCGCAATCAGGCATTTAAAAACGAATTGTTACAAAACCCGGAAATTGAATCTGTGAGTTTTGCGTCTGATGTCCCTTCATCTGACGATAAATGGTCGGGCAACTTTGCATTTGATAATCGCGGTGTGGACGAGGAATTTCAGTTGTTCCAAAAATTTGCCGACGAAGATTACCTGGAAACTTACGGTCTACAACTTGTTGCGGGCACCGTATTTCGCGCGGGTGATTCTACCAAATCCTGCGTGGTGAACGAAACATTGCTCCGGAAACTGGGGATCAGCGACGCCAATGCGGTGATTGGTAAGAACATAAGAACGGGAGGCAGCGACTGGCGGCCAATCTCGGGAGTGGTGAAAGATTTCAAGTCCAGTTCTGCCCGGGAGGCATTGCAGCCAATCGTGATCATGCCGATGAGTCAGTTCTACTGGCAGGGCGGGATCAAAATCCGCACGCGTAATCTTTCAAAAGCAGTAAGTTACATTGAAAAGGCGCACGCGAAAATTTTCCCCGAAGTAGCATTTCAAGGTAAATTCTTTGATGAAACGATCGAAGATTTTTACAAACAGGAAAAGCAAATGAGCCTGCTTTACCAGATTTTTGCCGGTCTTTCCATTTTTATCGCCTGCCTTGGACTTTTCGGACTCGCCACATTCATGGCACAGCAACGCATGAAGGAAATCGGTGTGCGCAAAGTGCTCGGCGCATCGGTCGGAAGCATTGTAGGAATGCTTTCCAAAGACTTTCTCACGCTCGTTTTCATCGCAATCGTAATCGGCTCACCGGTTGCGTGGTATTTCATGACCAAGTGGCTGCAGAATTTTCAGTACAAGATTGAAATCAGCTGGTGGATGTTCGCAATCGGCGCGGTCCTGGGTATCGTCATCGCATTCATAACCGTCAGTTTTCAAAGCATCAAAGCAGCATTAACAAATCCGGTTAAATCTTTGAGAGGGGAGTAG